The proteins below are encoded in one region of Phaseolus vulgaris cultivar G19833 chromosome 1, P. vulgaris v2.0, whole genome shotgun sequence:
- the LOC137815800 gene encoding BTB/POZ and MATH domain-containing protein 4-like: MYDPMAESSMGLTSLTDSLSVTETVNGTHNFELKGYSLTKGMGIGKFIASETFTVGGHQWTIYFYPDGKIPSDNGVYVSIFVALVSEGVDVRALFELKLHDQSGKGNHLVYSHFGRSLENGPYTIKTRGCIWGYKRFFKRKDLEASTFIKDDCLKISCTVGVLVMSCSDSSMLNAIHVPESDIGEDLGMMLDYEELCDVTFSVGGERFRAHKLILGTRSTVFQTWFSNGLGKDDMVIVLNDMESKVFKALLHFIYKDTLMEDEELILWQSCSYSSISESFPAKLLAAAEKFDLPRLKLMCESIFCSDISIYSVPYILVLAYRYRATELKSICQKFCTENYDAVKKFGGLEYLRKNCPLVRAELLSIAVGLDKFTVADDKKSPTLEKGKSSKIHISDA, translated from the exons ATGTACGACCCAATGGCAGAGAGCAGCATGGGTCTGACGTCTCTGACGGATTCACTGTCTGTAACGGAGACAGTGAACGGGACACACAATTTTGAGTTGAAGGGTTACTCTCTAACGAAGGGAATGGGCATTGGAAAATTCATTGCAAGCGAGACATTTACAGTGGGAGGGCACCAGTGGACCATATACTTCTACCCAGACGGCAAGATTCCCAGTGACAATGGTGTTTATGTTTCCATCTTTGTGGCACTTGTTTCCGAGGGCGTCGATGTTCGTGCACTGTTCGAACTTAAGTTGCACGACCAAAGCGGCAAAGGGAATCATTTGGTTTACAGCCACTTCGGTCGCAGCCTCGAGAATGGCCCTTACACTATCAAAACCCGTGGCTGCATTTG GGGATATAAGCGTTTTTTCAAACGAAAAGATCTGGAGGCATCAACTTTCATCAAGGATGACTGCTTGAAGATCAGTTGTACTGTTGGTGTTCTGGTGATGTCGTGTAGTGATTCTTCTATGTTAAACGCAATACATGTTCCTGAATCTGATATAGGAGAAGATTTAGGGATGATGTTAGATTATGAGGAATTATGTGATGTTACTTTCTCCGTTGGTGGGGAAAGGTTTCGTGCACACAAGCTTATTTTGGGTACTCGGTCAACAGTGTTTCAAACCTGGTTTTCGAATGGGTTAGGAAAGGATGATATGGTGATAGTTCTCAATGACATGGAGTCTAAAGTTTTCAAG GCTTTGCTTCATTTTATATACAAAGACACTCTAATGGAAGATGAAGAGCTCATTCTGTGGCAATCATGCTCCTATTCTTCAATATCAGAATCATTTCCGGCAAAGTTATTAGCTGCAGCGGAAAAGTTTGACTTGCCAAGATTGAAGCTCATGTGTGAATCAATATTTTGTAGTGACATATCTATATATTCTGTTCCATATATTCTGGTTCTTGCATATCGTTATCGTGCTACTGAGTTGAAGTCCATCTGTCAAAAATTTTGTACTGAAAACTATGATG CTGTGAAGAAATTTGGTGGTTTGGAGTATCTCAGGAAAAATTGTCCGTTGGTGCGAGCAGAACTCCTAAGCATTGCGGTTGGCTTGGACAAATTTACTGTGGCTGATGATAAGAAATCACCAACCTTAGAAAAAGGTAAAAGTTCAAAGATTCACATTTCTGATGCTTAA